The DNA window TGGACACAACCGCGACCGCGTCGTTGTCGTCGAGCGCCAGCGGGTCTATCAGCCGGCACTTGCGGCCGTCGCGGTAAAGCTTCTTCAGGTTGAGCTGCGCCAGATAGGGGCTGCCGCCGCCGCCCGTTCCAAGTATCCAGGCACCCACGGCGAGCGGATCGATCTCTTCCGCCTCGAAGTCACGGATCATGTCTTGCCTCCGAATTCGGTTCAGAAGCTAGCTTCGCGAGCCCAACGACAATATAAGGAACTGCCCCTAGATTGCGCTTGCCCAAGAATTGAGCAGGTCGCCGCCCGCGAACAAGGAGCCACTCGACACGTGAACGGAGACAGCCTGAACTCGGGAGCGACATCACCCAAGAAGGTGATGTTCGTCAGCGTGGGGCAGACGCCGCGCGCCGACCTCATCGAGGAGATGCTGGCCAATCTCGATATGCCGATCGAGGCGATCGAGCTGGGCGCGCTCGACGGCTTGTCGTCACGCGAGATCGACGATCTGCGCGTGCGGCAGGGCGAGACGAGCATCGTCACGCGCCTGGCCGACAACAGCGAGATCGTCGTATCCAAGCCGCGCATCGGCGAGCGCATGGCGCGGCTCGTCGCCAGGTTCAAGCCCAACGAGTTCGACCTGGTGGTCATCCTGTCGACCGGCCTGTTCCGCGATTTCGAAAGCACCTGCCCGACCGTCAACGCCCAGCGCGCGCTGGAATCGGCCGTTATTTCGCTCGCCGCGCAGGGTTCGTCCGTCGGCCTGATCCAGCCGCTGGAACAGCAGATCGACGAGCTCGACATCCCGGCCCTCCAGCCCTATCGGATCACCGCCAGCCACGCGATAGACGGCGACCGCGAATCGCTGGCGCGCGCGCTCTTCGACCTCGCGGAATGCGAGATCATCGTCCTGAACTCCGTCAGCTTTTCCGAAGCGGACCGCGAGATGGCCGCGAAGGTGACGGGCAAGCCCGTCGTCCTGGCGCGACGGATCATCTCGAGCGCGATCCGCCTGCTCCTCTACCGTCCGCAGCCGATCAGCCTGGCCGGCATGTCGGGCGATTTCGCCGAGCGCGTCAACCGGCTGACGCCACGCGAAAGGCAGGTGATGTCGCTGGCCGCCGAGGGCCTGTCCAACAAGGCGATCGCGCGCCAGCTCGGCATCAGTCCGAAGACCGTCGAGATCCACCGCTCGCATGTCATGGCCAAGATGGAGGTGTCCTCCTCGGCTGCCCTCATCCGAATGGTCGTGCAGGCCGGCCATTCCTGACCCTGCCGTGAATTCGGGCATCCGGTGCCTCCTTGCGCAGCAGCGGGAAGAGGCCTTGCGCTTCCACCTAGGGGGAGTTCCCTATAGTCCGCCAGACTTTTTGACGGCTACGCTCCGACCTCCGATTGTCTGAAGGACCGGAGCCGCATGCCGCGCATTTCACGTATCGCCTTTGTCACTATCGGCCAGACGCCGCGCTCCGACATCGTGCCGGAGATGATGGCCGAGATCGCAGTCGGCCTCGACGCGCAGCCCTCCTATGAGGAGTTCGGCGTGCTCGACGGGCTCGAAGGCGCCGCGCTGGATGCCTTCCGCGCCAGGGACGGCGAACACTCCTTCGCAACGCGCCTTGCCACCGGCGAGGAGATCGTCTCGTCGAAGGCGCGCACGGAGGACCGGCTCAACGAGCTGCTGGCCGAGATCGATGGCAAGGGCTTCGACATCATCGTCCTCCTGTGCACCGGCACGCGCATCGACCCCTTGAAGAACACACTGGTCGTCGAAGCGCAGCGCATCGTCGATTCCACCGTCAAGGCCTTGGCTGCCTCCTGCCGCAATCTGGGCGTCATCCTTCCGCTGGAGCGTCAGGTGAACGAATTCGCGGAGCGTCACGTCTTCGCCGGCGAGCAGACGCTCGTGTCGGCGTCGCCCTATTCGGGCGGCGGCATGGCGGCCGGCGCGAAGGGCGTGGCGGGCTGCGATCTCGTGGTGATGCACTGCATGGGCTACTCGGCCGCCATGCTCGATGAAGTTCGCGAAGCGGTCGACGCCCCGGTGCTCCTGTCGCGCCGGATGGTCGCCGGCGTCCTGCGCCAGATGATCTGAACCTTGAACGACGCCAATAAAAGGGGAACTTTCGATGATGAGGAAACTGCTTCTTTCGGCGCTGTCCGCAGCGCTTTTCGCCGGCACGCTGATGACGTCGCCCGCATCCGCGTTCGAGCGCACCGAGAATGGCGAGGTCATCGTCTTCGCCGGCCGCCAGGCGATTCCGGTGCTCGACCCGCATGTGCGCTACGACTGGTCGACCCGCATGGTGCAGCAGGCGGTCTATGACGCGCTCGTGAAATACGAGGGCGATCCGGCGGAGATCAAGCCGTGGATCGCCGAGAGCTGGGAGACCAGCGAGGACGGCAAGACCTGGACGTTCAAGCTTGTCGAGAACGCCAAGTTCCACAACGGTGATTCCGTCAATGCCGAGGCCGTGCGCTATTCCTTCGAGCGCGGCCTGAAGCTCAATAAGGGCGTCGCCTGGATGCTCAAGGACTTCCTGGCGCCCGAGGGCATCACGGTGGTCGACGACTACACGGTGCAGTTCGAGCTGAACGCGCCCTACGCGCCGTTCCTCTCCTTCCTGCCCTGGTGGTTCATCGTCAACCCCGCAGTAGTGCAGGCCAATGAGGTCGACGGCGACTATGGCGAAGCCTGGCTGACCGACCACGCCGCCGGCTCCGGCCCGTTCAAGCTCGGCCGCTGGGAGCCGAACGTCCTCTACGAGTTGCAGGCCGTCGACGACTACTGGAAGGGTTGGCCGCAGGGCGAGAACCGGCCCGCCGGCGTCATCTACCGCATCATCCGTGAGCCGTCGGCGCAGCGCGCGTCGCTCCAGCGCGGCGAAGTCGACATCGTCGAAGGCCTGACGTCGGACGACTATCTCCAGATCGCCAACATGCCCGGGATCGTCATCCAGGACCACAAGGGCATGACGACTTTCGGCATCAAGTTCAACACGCAGCAGGGGCCGACGTCCGACATCAACCTGCGCAAGGCGATCGCCTTTGCGCTCGACTATGATGCGCTGATCCAGATCTACAACGGCGCCGCCTCGCTGCAGACGAGCCCGCTGCCGGACGCGATGCGCGGTCATATCGAGGTCGCCGACATCCCGCGTCAGGACATCGAGAAGGCGAAGGAATATCTCGCCAAGACCGAGAACGCCGAAGGCGGCATCACGCTGGAATATGTCCACGTCGCCGGCCTCGAGGAGGCGCGCCGCATCGGCCTCGTGCTGCTCGAGAACCTCAAGGCGCTCAACATCAATGTCGAGATCAAGCCCGAGCAGTGGCCGAACATGGTCGCCAACGGCTCGCGGGTCGAGACCTCGCCGGCGATGACCTCGGTCTATGTGACGCCGATCTCGACCGATCCCGACGCTGTGGCCTACCAGTACCACAAGAATAGCTGGGGCCAGTATTACGCCATGTCGTTCTACGACAATGCGGAGGTCTCGGAGATGATCGACCAGGCTCGCGCCAGCACCAACTGGGATGAGCGCGCCGACCTCTACGCCAAGATCCAGACGCAGATCGTCGCCGACCAGCCGGAAGTCTTCGGCATGCTGCAGAACCGCCGCTGGGCGCATCGCGACTATCTGAAGGGCTTCCAGTTCAGCCCGGTCCGGTTCACCGGCGAGATCGATCTCTACCCGCTCTGGATCGAGGCCGAGTAAGCCGGATCGGCGCAACGCAGCGGGAAGCGTCCTGGCGCTTCCCGCATCAAGGGACCCGGAAGAATGCTGAGTTTCATATTGCGCAAGCTGGCGGCGCTGGTGGGGACCATGCTCGGCATTGCCGCGCTGACCTTTCTCATCACCAATGTCGCACCCGGCGACCCAGCGCGGCTTGTCGCCGGCCCGAACGCGACCGAGGATATGGTCGAGACCATCCGGGTCGAG is part of the Chelativorans sp. AA-79 genome and encodes:
- a CDS encoding AroM family protein produces the protein MNGDSLNSGATSPKKVMFVSVGQTPRADLIEEMLANLDMPIEAIELGALDGLSSREIDDLRVRQGETSIVTRLADNSEIVVSKPRIGERMARLVARFKPNEFDLVVILSTGLFRDFESTCPTVNAQRALESAVISLAAQGSSVGLIQPLEQQIDELDIPALQPYRITASHAIDGDRESLARALFDLAECEIIVLNSVSFSEADREMAAKVTGKPVVLARRIISSAIRLLLYRPQPISLAGMSGDFAERVNRLTPRERQVMSLAAEGLSNKAIARQLGISPKTVEIHRSHVMAKMEVSSSAALIRMVVQAGHS
- a CDS encoding AroM family protein; its protein translation is MPRISRIAFVTIGQTPRSDIVPEMMAEIAVGLDAQPSYEEFGVLDGLEGAALDAFRARDGEHSFATRLATGEEIVSSKARTEDRLNELLAEIDGKGFDIIVLLCTGTRIDPLKNTLVVEAQRIVDSTVKALAASCRNLGVILPLERQVNEFAERHVFAGEQTLVSASPYSGGGMAAGAKGVAGCDLVVMHCMGYSAAMLDEVREAVDAPVLLSRRMVAGVLRQMI
- a CDS encoding ABC transporter substrate-binding protein; this translates as MMRKLLLSALSAALFAGTLMTSPASAFERTENGEVIVFAGRQAIPVLDPHVRYDWSTRMVQQAVYDALVKYEGDPAEIKPWIAESWETSEDGKTWTFKLVENAKFHNGDSVNAEAVRYSFERGLKLNKGVAWMLKDFLAPEGITVVDDYTVQFELNAPYAPFLSFLPWWFIVNPAVVQANEVDGDYGEAWLTDHAAGSGPFKLGRWEPNVLYELQAVDDYWKGWPQGENRPAGVIYRIIREPSAQRASLQRGEVDIVEGLTSDDYLQIANMPGIVIQDHKGMTTFGIKFNTQQGPTSDINLRKAIAFALDYDALIQIYNGAASLQTSPLPDAMRGHIEVADIPRQDIEKAKEYLAKTENAEGGITLEYVHVAGLEEARRIGLVLLENLKALNINVEIKPEQWPNMVANGSRVETSPAMTSVYVTPISTDPDAVAYQYHKNSWGQYYAMSFYDNAEVSEMIDQARASTNWDERADLYAKIQTQIVADQPEVFGMLQNRRWAHRDYLKGFQFSPVRFTGEIDLYPLWIEAE